The following proteins come from a genomic window of Phycisphaerae bacterium:
- a CDS encoding tetratricopeptide repeat protein: protein RQLPETVAMAMMAEIEIGRSQYNLAAARLQKLLSYAPESWTAWTNLGVCQVNLGQPGRALESYRTALSINPQAEAAALNLAGLLISRGQGPEAARILVRALADTSDRQTLWTAYDLLVEGGQLAAGADLWAGSLRREPDAADLKCSLAWALLLRQQSNESRKLLNECAGRLENDPVFDAALAMLALGDGDPSPAVKWVESAARAEEGPRREMLPRMKQAVRLYGERHSDQPWPYYLAARMLQIEGEQESASLLMGEFRRLCSDAACRKQAEDLGIPLSP from the coding sequence CGCCAGCTTCCAGAAACCGTCGCCATGGCCATGATGGCCGAGATCGAGATCGGCCGCTCGCAGTACAACCTGGCCGCCGCCCGCCTGCAGAAGTTGCTCTCGTATGCCCCTGAATCCTGGACGGCCTGGACCAACCTGGGGGTGTGCCAGGTCAACCTCGGCCAGCCCGGCCGTGCCCTTGAATCTTACCGAACGGCACTCTCCATCAACCCCCAGGCCGAAGCCGCGGCTCTCAATCTGGCCGGTCTTCTCATCAGCAGAGGGCAGGGTCCCGAGGCCGCAAGGATCCTTGTTCGGGCTCTGGCCGACACATCAGACCGCCAGACACTCTGGACCGCTTATGATCTCCTGGTCGAAGGCGGTCAACTTGCGGCGGGTGCCGATCTCTGGGCCGGCTCTCTGAGGCGTGAGCCCGATGCCGCCGACCTCAAGTGCTCGCTGGCCTGGGCGCTGCTCTTGCGACAGCAATCAAATGAGTCGCGAAAGCTGCTGAACGAATGTGCGGGGCGGCTTGAGAATGATCCCGTTTTTGACGCAGCCCTCGCCATGCTGGCTTTGGGCGACGGCGATCCGAGTCCGGCCGTCAAGTGGGTCGAATCGGCCGCTCGGGCAGAAGAAGGTCCGCGCCGAGAGATGCTGCCGCGCATGAAACAGGCCGTGCGGCTCTACGGAGAAAGGCATTCGGACCAGCCTTGGCCCTACTATCTTGCCGCGAGAATGCTCCAGATTGAAGGAGAGCAGGAGAGTGCATCGCTTCTCATGGGCGAGTTCCGCAGGCTCTGCTCCGACGCCGCCTGCCGAAAGCAGGCCGAAGACCTGGGTATTCCGCTCTCGCCCTGA